From Rhopalosiphum padi isolate XX-2018 chromosome 2, ASM2088224v1, whole genome shotgun sequence:
AACAGCTGGATAGGTTAAGAGTAAAAACCAAAACTAATGAATAAAACACGGTCTTATATAAGACCGTGGTACCGAATTGGCCGACCTATGTAGTGTATATAAAACCGCGGGATAAATAGTTAGCAAACACAAAATATTCATCGACGTTATTAGAATTTAGGTTAAGTATTACGTCGGATATATTTTGCGCGCGCACACGTAATAAATTAACGACATCCGGTATATCGTATCGTATTGTTTCTTCCATGGCCGTACGgtgtaaacaaaatatcaaattgcTGCTTTATCAACAAAAACCTACCACACATATTAAGCGTGTACTTGCTCCCCAACAATTTTACGCGGTTAGGAGGCAATGAGGCATTGACGACATTAGCGTTTTGTAACGGAATTTTCGGCTCTACTTACGACGAGCTAGTTCGACTGTATTTCATTCATTCATTCTCACTGCCGTTGATTTTACGATTTGCCGTTCACTGAACCTTTCGTAACCATTGGATCATTGGTTTCTATGTTGAATTGTAACCAACGAACGTAAGTATAATGATTTTGTCGTTATGTCGTGTATGTAACGGTTCCaagtcaacatttttttttttttaattcaacgaATACGTTTTGTCCGTTAATATCTCAGTACGTTATATTAATCATGGAAATATAACTTAACAAGTGTCTCATTCACTGTAAAGCCCTAAAATCAAaacttaatgtatttttttttaataaatagtaatgcgTGTATTGTAGATAGTGAATAGGGATGCTTGTTTTGTGGTATTCCGTCATGTGTAGCCGTACATGGTAGTTGACAACATTTAACAATCGCCCGGTGTATTCTGATTCACAATCAGACccgtattatgataaaatttattgttCCCTTCTTCATGTacctaaaaaagtaaattttttgaGTAATAAACGCATGTACTTGTTGGGTGCTATGAGTAGTCCAATCAATACCAAGTATTACTTTTAGtaaaaggttttatttttattccacaTATTCTAAGACACTTGTTTGATCAACATCTAAATGGTTAATACCTGTGATTATACAATGTCATTTAATATCATTTGTATGAGTAATGTCCGTGTAATAGGTAAtgcattaaatataaacttttgatATTACATTCaccataactaaataatattaattttatagtgcctaacttaagtatattatgtatatgttggCTGGCCTGCTTTTGGATATGTTAAAGCAGactattcaatagtttttatttcagtATGTTATACTATGTAATGATCtgtcaaaacataaaaatggtacataaaactgaataaaaagaagtgtattttgttttacatgcttgatgttttttttttattattttttttttttttagtgagatagattgctatcattgttttttttttaaattttcaataattttaacctTACATATCTATTTTTCTCTTTTAAtttggtttaaataataaaataaagaactaATTGTACATTACGACCACGTTAATCTTTTTCttgtaattacctatttaattgtattacaacTGTATAAGTCAGAAAactatatttgaaattaaaatataaattacttaaatttgaaAGAAATTCTTATTGCCTACAAGATATTATATGAGGTAACCAATCTGTGATCTTGGGGAATAGGTACTTACCATTTGAAGTTTTTTTACAAAGTTTTAAAACAATCTAATATAAAACCAGTAAATGACAGTGTTATTTGCATtagtttaatattgatattacttaaaaaattacttgTACACAAGTGAAttacatttactatttaaataaaatcacacTGGCGCCATATGCAACTTACTGTTGGTGGATTGCCCAGCCAGGTAATTATTTTCACTAGGGATGACTAATAACTTAACATTTAAACTCGGCTTTCAACAACTTTTCTGCGTTCAAATAAATAATGCCGCCCACCTATTCATtggtatcaacatttaaaaaacttaaatttcatCTCCTATGTTTTTCTTAtcattataagaaaaattaaaatgatgttATTTTATAAGCTTAATTGAGACTGACTATATATATTTGAGAATAAACATAAATCCAGTATAATCCTATAGTAATTCAGCAGTGCATTTACAGTACAGAATCGTGTGTGGTAGAAACTGCGTAAGTCTAGAAACTCGACAAGCATCTCCTCTTAGCCAAAATGTAGtagtcttattttatttttatgaacttgTGTATCTTGCTGActtattttcatattgaatttttattttaaaattcacaattcaacaattatactaaataaagaTAACAGGATATAGTGGCTAGACTTTATACTGTTAGAAGCATTCAACTGATATTGACATTGTTCATCTCAACATAAGAcaaagattgtataatattaaaaaaataaaaagacaatactgtttatttgaataattgaacTTAAACATCTTAAGCAAAGTCTGCATTTTTTTGATCTACTTctgtttttgatattaatttctttcttcttttttttaattattaatattgtgtgaAAGCAAATGGAAAAAAGAAGAAaactaatttgaatataatctGTCCAGAAATtgttatgtttttgaataaatacaaacaatattatgtttaatatactttaccttgttgcttatacatttttcctttatattccttatttattataataatctttaaaccCATTTTACAAcctttgtttgtatattatctaaatatatcaATGTGGTGTCATCCaacttaatctaaaaaaaagacCTTGATTTCACAATGTTTTTTGATACCATTTCTGAAAATTGGTGCTATTTAATGTGGCATCCATCATTTCCAGATTACCAATTCTGATTTctgatcaaaaatatatatttctattttatgatGCTTAAATTTGttacgtttaaataaaaactgacttagtttcttatacatataaagaaaattatagtaattaataaatccaCTTGACATATCATTTGAGACAAATACTATGACTGCCtatcttatatttatgttatataatcttataacaACTCTTAGTTTTTTCACTTATTCACACCTAACAcacctaatttaatattttttttttctaaagacaaataataaaacattaaaatagtgTTAAGAAAATGTCCATATGTGTTGTGATCTATCTTACTAACTTTCAACGcataaaatttgtattcagcataatctattttttattgttagatttaatattaaggTGAATTTTATTCCAAAGTATTTTTGGTATACGACATCCATGCTATTAACAATGTGGGTCCGTATCaataatattcacaaatatgtttaatattggtTGCAGTGACCCTTGCCTGTCATTATGTCAACAAATGCAAGATTCTGGTAGAAAATTTTATTAAGCTGCCTTTATGACCCTTCTACCTACtgctaaaatattgaatattattaattaataatatactaaagcaatttttattattaattaattacctaataataattaactgcCCATTCACACTATACCGCCTATTTCAGAGATTACAAATGCCAGTTTTTATATAGAGATAAAGAAATAATACCTACCaattattaaatcgtttattgttattttcaggTGAAAATGGGCTTAGATCGTAAAAGAAAGTCAATTAACGCTCTTCAGAACACTGATAAAAAAAGAAAGAgcataacagaaaaaaaacctGCTTCTTCTTCATCTTCTGAAGATTCTGATGAGCAATCTGATCATGATAATGGATTAAATAATgaagtaaaaaatgaaaatcctACCATCAGCCGTTGGCCTCAAGATGATATCCAAAAGCTGTTATCTAAAATGGAGTTGGCACTTCCTAAGAATGACAATCAAACATTTAGAAGTCGATTTACAAAACTGGACTGGGATAAAATTCAATTTGATAGTTATAGTAAAGATGAATGTCAATCCACTTGGTTAGCTATTCAAGATCAGCTTAgaacatttaaaactataggTGATCTTATTCATGATGCTAGAAATTTATTGGAAACTAAAGGCATTGATACCTATCGTTCAAAAACAAATCGGTTACAAAAACCTAGAACCGCAtacatgttattttatacaGAACTTCTTcaaaaatacaagaaaaaacaTCCGGATTTAAAATTGCCTCAGTTGACACAAATTAttgctgaaaaatataataaattatctcctgaaaaaaaacaaacattaattgATAGAGCACAAAAATTAAAGACTGAATATATTGAATTGGTTGATAAAACAAATGTAGGTTTCAAATTTAAAGAATCAAATAAACCGAAAACtccatttcaaatttttatggaATCGAAATCATCAGATTTAGAATTAGGTAGTGTTGAAAAAGCTGAATTTCAAAACCAATTAAAAGAAAAGTGGGATGGTATGACAGaaaagaaaaaatcaaaatggaTTAAATTGGCAAATGAAAGAGAacaaacatatttaaacaatCTAAAAGAAGACCACAAAAATGATCCTGCTTTCACTATGCCTACAAAAAGTGCATTGACCAAAGGTGATAGAAATATTTTGGATTCCCAATCAGGGAAACCAAAAAAACCTCCAGTCAATAATTATGGTCTTTTCTCTAAAGAAATGTTACAAAGTAATGCATTAGATGGTGTTCCTCCTAAAGAAAGAATGTCAATGTTGGCAAAGAAATGGAAAGCTTTCTCTAATGAAGAGCGACAAATTTATTCAGACAAGTTGAAAGTTATAACTGAGCGATATAAAACTGAATTTGAAGCATACTTAAACACACTACcagaaaatgaaaaacaattggAAATGGCTAAAATCAAAGGAAAACCTAAAAAACCTGAGCCAAAAGTTGTACCTAGGATTAATGCTAGAGAAGTAATCTCAGAAAAACCTAcagaaaaaattaagaaaaaaggTACTTCGcaatataactcaaaaactaaaacattcaaaaatgaACCAAAAGCAGTAccttataaaaatgcatttgaaTTATACAGAAGTAAATTGGAACCAAATGAAAAACACCCTATTACAAGTTTAGAAGATTGGAACAAAAAAAATGGGAAAAAACAACTTATGTATGAAAACGAACTTAAAGCTCTTAAAAAagaatatatgaaaaatttgaAAGTGTTTTTAAGAGGTCTTTCTGAAGCCGATTTGCAATTGTATCTACAACTGAGAAAACCTgaatttttaactgaaaataatgATTCTAGTGCCTCAGATGATGAAGAAAATTCTTCATCTGAagatgatgatgacgacgacgaagaTGATAATGATAACGACGacaacgatgatgatgatgatgatgatgatgattcagagtaatcaaaaatatttattaccatttttaattcaatattaatacctcattcaattattttttaaatataaattgcattgtataagttaattttattcccGTTTGAtccatataatttgaatttttaattgttgtaaCATTTTGTTTGCATCTCTTTTGATATTTATCTATTCAACAAACATAATTGTGTTGAATAGTATACTTACAATTAGGTAATCTGAAttgattcttttattttatttttctaatttagtttaatcctaaaatattaactagtactaaataattatattatttttaattatttttacatttataatgtttgttaaatcaattaaactgggacttcaattataattatttctatgttttttatgtactcataaaataaaattagaataaatatattttttacaattaatttaaattcgaaaattgtaaaataattaacctaaaggtatattatttcgtacaatataattatagttgtatattattttttttgattctttTATATagattcaaatacattttgttatggtaatgtaggtatagttttttaataacttgtaattattaattaccaataaaattgttttatttatctatgaATCAACATaaggttataataaattagactGTTTGTTTGTGGCCTATGTTTAAGCCAAATTAATGTTGATATTtgacaaacaatatattttttcttaataaaagtattttaatttttcgacaTGTGTTTGGTTtacaaatataagtttattgGTATTGTTTGtccattatacaaatatatataaaaaaaaaagcatgtTGCAAcatcaaaaatacataagttACTATTTTTCTTGTAagcatttgaatttcaaatgtttatgaaattcATTAATGCCATGAAGATTTATAGATATCACAATGAAAAGtacatatactattttatacttatggtttgaaaatgtattactatgTGAATATGTTTATCACAAGTTTACCtttcaagaaaaaattataataatgtaaaacttcatacatttttttcatgggGGTTtcgatttcaaattattttaatttagcacATATTATGGTCAGGTATCTACACTTAGAATCGATTtccattataattcataaatgtgaattaaaatttaacatactcATTACAGGGATATTTTCATAATGACatgattttatagttatatagataACTTACAAGGTAGTTAGGTAACTGTACAAGTTGAAAGTTCATCATAAGTTGtactaacatatatttaaaaatagtagatTAATACgtaaacatactttttttttacggttatatGAAGTGAAatgaaaagaaatatttaatgacaagtaacaatttaatttgaacccccctagtatatttttttagaatattttcgatcaatacaaattatattaattataatatgacataaattgaaaataataacgaataaaatctatttaagtttattataatgtctTATATGGTTCAAGTCATCTTGTTAACTTGAAAATTTACCCCCTccccacaaaaaaaattttggtaTAAGTACATCATTGACCCCAgcaacaaacaatatttattaattagcacgaatttttatcataatttcaaaattgggTAAATTAGTTCCTATAGCAGTATagcctatttattataatacaatgttacctttaaaaatcttttagatttcacttaaatttaatgaaaattaaacagAGCCTTTCACTTTTTTACTTCTTTTCAAAATGTTAGAGCTAGAGCTCCCCCCTCCCAAACTTTAAGGTCTATAGTTACgcctatgcataatatatttaattaaataataaaaaataaaaataaaatattaaacgtgcTAGTGAGCATAGCCATACAAGTCATACaactatttaagtttaaaacttaaaaacacgGCAATAGACGAGTTATGCCTAACCCTTGGCTCGCGGGCCATATATAACCCACAAAGGTATTTTACGTGGCccgttacaaatttaaaaaaaaaaacagatagaaaacgtttttgaaaacattattaatcaaaaaaacgaaaacgaaaacaaaaataaattaaaccacgaaaaaaaaaataaaagaattatatttctgttatcgaaaaattgataattctaataaataataatattattgttgataataaaatattttaatataaatagtatttattatttagtatttttgtttcaatacataagagcaaatttttaatttt
This genomic window contains:
- the LOC132920431 gene encoding uncharacterized protein LOC132920431, whose amino-acid sequence is MYTLIQKVIDLNESKIWYLTVISLIIILVMILRLEGRRKRILANKIPGPDGSIFIGLLPLFLQGPEKLISSGLKVYQKYEKSLFKVWVLNNLYIVLTRPEDIELVLTNPKLQKKSKEYLVLQESIMGQGIFSIDDIKKWKSNRKMVSGGFNFKIIKSFIPIFFEESNVLNNILKQNYDLKSNECDISSPISMATMEMIGKTALGVKFNAQNGGRHRFVENLQTAMIAWEYRITHPWYLSKTLFRLSSVNQKHDQSQKIINDFTDEIINKKLDELNQNANNEKKVETDDEDICRKTKTVIEILLGNYHEMSHEQIRDELVTIMIGGQETTAMANACAIFMLAHHPEVQNKVFEELQSIFSIGDQNRSPTYEDLQQMEYLERVIKETLRIFPPLPVFGRSLEEEMQIGEYLCPAGSTLMVSPLFLQSSTQYYTDPEKFNPDNFLPDTCRSRHPYTFIPFSAGYRNCIGIKYGMLQMKTVISTLVRKNTFFPSDRCPTPKHLRLMFLATLKFVDGCYVKIVPRTSIRLYFIHSFSLPLILRFAVKMGLDRKRKSINALQNTDKKRKSITEKKPASSSSSEDSDEQSDHDNGLNNEVKNENPTISRWPQDDIQKLLSKMELALPKNDNQTFRSRFTKLDWDKIQFDSYSKDECQSTWLAIQDQLRTFKTIGDLIHDARNLLETKGIDTYRSKTNRLQKPRTAYMLFYTELLQKYKKKHPDLKLPQLTQIIAEKYNKLSPEKKQTLIDRAQKLKTEYIELVDKTNVGFKFKESNKPKTPFQIFMESKSSDLELGSVEKAEFQNQLKEKWDGMTEKKKSKWIKLANEREQTYLNNLKEDHKNDPAFTMPTKSALTKGDRNILDSQSGKPKKPPVNNYGLFSKEMLQSNALDGVPPKERMSMLAKKWKAFSNEERQIYSDKLKVITERYKTEFEAYLNTLPENEKQLEMAKIKGKPKKPEPKVVPRINAREVISEKPTEKIKKKGTSQYNSKTKTFKNEPKAVPYKNAFELYRSKLEPNEKHPITSLEDWNKKNGKKQLMYENELKALKKEYMKNLKVFLRGLSEADLQLYLQLRKPEFLTENNDSSASDDEENSSSEDDDDDDEDDNDNDDNDDDDDDDDDSE